A genomic segment from Coccinella septempunctata chromosome 3, icCocSept1.1, whole genome shotgun sequence encodes:
- the LOC123310145 gene encoding histone acetyltransferase Tip60 isoform X1, translating into MKVEMEDLHEEDATVCDSVNSLVEGCRLPVHMKGTDDWPLAELISIKEILGTKCYYVHYVDFNKRLDEWVTEEYLDTRKVHFPRRDGTSNTGVSTPKKIHFGEVNSRPSSPIPAPSQEILNGNAVLAAALQKKINSRKRKVPTTENEDSLEAPAPPVPGPRQSGSMVAHHDDVVTRMKNVNMIELGRHRIKPWYFAPYPQEMVNLPCIYICEFCLKYKKSRKCLERHLVKCNLKHPPGNEIYRKEGVSFFEIDGRKNKQYAQNLCLLAKLFLDHKTLYYDTDPFLFYVMTVFDNRGFHIVGYFSKEKESTEDYNVACILTMPPYQRKGYGKLLIEFSYELSKFEGKTGSPEKPLSDLGLLSYRSYWAQTILEILITMNPVGENEKPQITINEICELTSIKKEDVISTLQNLNLINYYKGQYIIALNKDIIDSHRKAMESRKIRIDPKCLHWTPKDWGKRAKW; encoded by the exons ATGAAAGTTGAAATGGAAGATTTGCACGAGGAAGACGCAACTGTTTGTGATTCGGTG AATTCATTAGTGGAAGGATGCAGATTACCTGTGCATATGAAAGGGACCGACGATTGGC CCTTAGCGGAACTTATAAGTATAAAAGAAATATTGGGAACAAAATGTTATTATGTACATTATGTAGATT TTAATAAGAGATTAGACGAATGGGTGACGGAAGAATACTTAGATACTAGAAAGGTTCATTTCCCAAGAAGAGATGGGACTAGTAATACTGGTGTATCAACACCCAAGAAAATACATTTTGGAGAAGTAAATTCCAG ACCTTCCAGTCCAATACCGGCGCCAAGTCAGGAAATTCTTAACGGAAACGCAGTATTGGCTGCagctttacaaaaaaaaattaatagtagAAAACGGAAAGTTCCAACAACAGAAAATGAAGATTCTTTGGAAGCACCAGCACCTCCAGTACCAGGACCTAGGCAATCTGGCAGTATGGTGGCGCATCATGACGATGTCGttacaagaatgaaaaacgttaaTATGATTGAACTTGGAAGGCATAGAATAAAGCCTTGGTATTTTGCTCCTTATCCTCAG GAGATGGTAAATCTTCCATGTATATACATATGtgaattttgtttgaaatataaaaagagTCGAAAGTGTCTGGAGAGACATCTAGTGAAATGCAATTTGAAACATCCACCTGGCAATGAGATATACCGAAAAGAAGGTGTTTCTTTCTTCGAGATAGACGgcagaaaaaataaacaatatgcCCAAAATTTATGCTTGCTAGCTAAACTTTTTTTGGACCATAAAACTCTTTATTATGATACAGATCCATTTCTTTTTTATGTTATGACTGTGTTTGATAATAGAGGTTTCCATATCGTGGGATACTTTTCGAAGGAAAAAGAATCAACGGAGGATTATAATGTGGCTTGTATACTAACAATGCCTCCTTATCAAAGGAAGGGATATGGAAAATTGTTAATCGAGTTCA gttATGAACTGTCCAAGTTTGAGGGAAAAACGGGTTCTCCTGAAAAGCCACTCTCTGATTTAGGTTTATTGTCTTATAGAAGCTACTGGGCGCAAACTATTTTAGAAATACTGATTACCATGAACCCTGTAGGAGAAAATGAGAAACCTCAAATTACAATTAA TGAAATTTGTGAATTAACCAGTATCAAAAAAGAAGATGTGATATCTACActgcaaaatttaaatttaataaattattataagGGACAATACATAATTGCTCTAAACAAAGATATAATTGATAGTCATAGGAAGGCGATGGAAAGTAGGAAAATTAGAATTGATCCTAAATGTTTGCATTGGACACCGAAGGATTGGGGTAAAAGAGCGAAATGGTGA
- the LOC123310145 gene encoding histone acetyltransferase Tip60 isoform X3: MKVEMEDLHEEDATVCDSNSLVEGCRLPVHMKGTDDWPLAELISIKEILGTKCYYVHYVDFNKRLDEWVTEEYLDTRKVHFPRRDGTSNTGVSTPKKIHFGEVNSRPSSPIPAPSQEILNGNAVLAAALQKKINSRKRKVPTTENEDSLEAPAPPVPGPRQSGSMVAHHDDVVTRMKNVNMIELGRHRIKPWYFAPYPQEMVNLPCIYICEFCLKYKKSRKCLERHLVKCNLKHPPGNEIYRKEGVSFFEIDGRKNKQYAQNLCLLAKLFLDHKTLYYDTDPFLFYVMTVFDNRGFHIVGYFSKEKESTEDYNVACILTMPPYQRKGYGKLLIEFSYELSKFEGKTGSPEKPLSDLGLLSYRSYWAQTILEILITMNPVGENEKPQITINEICELTSIKKEDVISTLQNLNLINYYKGQYIIALNKDIIDSHRKAMESRKIRIDPKCLHWTPKDWGKRAKW, from the exons ATGAAAGTTGAAATGGAAGATTTGCACGAGGAAGACGCAACTGTTTGTGATTCG AATTCATTAGTGGAAGGATGCAGATTACCTGTGCATATGAAAGGGACCGACGATTGGC CCTTAGCGGAACTTATAAGTATAAAAGAAATATTGGGAACAAAATGTTATTATGTACATTATGTAGATT TTAATAAGAGATTAGACGAATGGGTGACGGAAGAATACTTAGATACTAGAAAGGTTCATTTCCCAAGAAGAGATGGGACTAGTAATACTGGTGTATCAACACCCAAGAAAATACATTTTGGAGAAGTAAATTCCAG ACCTTCCAGTCCAATACCGGCGCCAAGTCAGGAAATTCTTAACGGAAACGCAGTATTGGCTGCagctttacaaaaaaaaattaatagtagAAAACGGAAAGTTCCAACAACAGAAAATGAAGATTCTTTGGAAGCACCAGCACCTCCAGTACCAGGACCTAGGCAATCTGGCAGTATGGTGGCGCATCATGACGATGTCGttacaagaatgaaaaacgttaaTATGATTGAACTTGGAAGGCATAGAATAAAGCCTTGGTATTTTGCTCCTTATCCTCAG GAGATGGTAAATCTTCCATGTATATACATATGtgaattttgtttgaaatataaaaagagTCGAAAGTGTCTGGAGAGACATCTAGTGAAATGCAATTTGAAACATCCACCTGGCAATGAGATATACCGAAAAGAAGGTGTTTCTTTCTTCGAGATAGACGgcagaaaaaataaacaatatgcCCAAAATTTATGCTTGCTAGCTAAACTTTTTTTGGACCATAAAACTCTTTATTATGATACAGATCCATTTCTTTTTTATGTTATGACTGTGTTTGATAATAGAGGTTTCCATATCGTGGGATACTTTTCGAAGGAAAAAGAATCAACGGAGGATTATAATGTGGCTTGTATACTAACAATGCCTCCTTATCAAAGGAAGGGATATGGAAAATTGTTAATCGAGTTCA gttATGAACTGTCCAAGTTTGAGGGAAAAACGGGTTCTCCTGAAAAGCCACTCTCTGATTTAGGTTTATTGTCTTATAGAAGCTACTGGGCGCAAACTATTTTAGAAATACTGATTACCATGAACCCTGTAGGAGAAAATGAGAAACCTCAAATTACAATTAA TGAAATTTGTGAATTAACCAGTATCAAAAAAGAAGATGTGATATCTACActgcaaaatttaaatttaataaattattataagGGACAATACATAATTGCTCTAAACAAAGATATAATTGATAGTCATAGGAAGGCGATGGAAAGTAGGAAAATTAGAATTGATCCTAAATGTTTGCATTGGACACCGAAGGATTGGGGTAAAAGAGCGAAATGGTGA
- the LOC123310145 gene encoding histone acetyltransferase Tip60 isoform X2, which yields MKVEMEDLHEEDATVCDSVNSLVEGCRLPVHMKGTDDWPLAELISIKEILGTKCYYVHYVDFNKRLDEWVTEEYLDTRKVHFPRRDGTSNTGVSTPKKIHFGEVNSRPSSPIPAPSQEILNGNAVLAAALQKKINSRKRKVPTTENEDSLEAPAPPVPGPRQSGSMVAHHDDVVTRMKNVNMIELGRHRIKPWYFAPYPQMVNLPCIYICEFCLKYKKSRKCLERHLVKCNLKHPPGNEIYRKEGVSFFEIDGRKNKQYAQNLCLLAKLFLDHKTLYYDTDPFLFYVMTVFDNRGFHIVGYFSKEKESTEDYNVACILTMPPYQRKGYGKLLIEFSYELSKFEGKTGSPEKPLSDLGLLSYRSYWAQTILEILITMNPVGENEKPQITINEICELTSIKKEDVISTLQNLNLINYYKGQYIIALNKDIIDSHRKAMESRKIRIDPKCLHWTPKDWGKRAKW from the exons ATGAAAGTTGAAATGGAAGATTTGCACGAGGAAGACGCAACTGTTTGTGATTCGGTG AATTCATTAGTGGAAGGATGCAGATTACCTGTGCATATGAAAGGGACCGACGATTGGC CCTTAGCGGAACTTATAAGTATAAAAGAAATATTGGGAACAAAATGTTATTATGTACATTATGTAGATT TTAATAAGAGATTAGACGAATGGGTGACGGAAGAATACTTAGATACTAGAAAGGTTCATTTCCCAAGAAGAGATGGGACTAGTAATACTGGTGTATCAACACCCAAGAAAATACATTTTGGAGAAGTAAATTCCAG ACCTTCCAGTCCAATACCGGCGCCAAGTCAGGAAATTCTTAACGGAAACGCAGTATTGGCTGCagctttacaaaaaaaaattaatagtagAAAACGGAAAGTTCCAACAACAGAAAATGAAGATTCTTTGGAAGCACCAGCACCTCCAGTACCAGGACCTAGGCAATCTGGCAGTATGGTGGCGCATCATGACGATGTCGttacaagaatgaaaaacgttaaTATGATTGAACTTGGAAGGCATAGAATAAAGCCTTGGTATTTTGCTCCTTATCCTCAG ATGGTAAATCTTCCATGTATATACATATGtgaattttgtttgaaatataaaaagagTCGAAAGTGTCTGGAGAGACATCTAGTGAAATGCAATTTGAAACATCCACCTGGCAATGAGATATACCGAAAAGAAGGTGTTTCTTTCTTCGAGATAGACGgcagaaaaaataaacaatatgcCCAAAATTTATGCTTGCTAGCTAAACTTTTTTTGGACCATAAAACTCTTTATTATGATACAGATCCATTTCTTTTTTATGTTATGACTGTGTTTGATAATAGAGGTTTCCATATCGTGGGATACTTTTCGAAGGAAAAAGAATCAACGGAGGATTATAATGTGGCTTGTATACTAACAATGCCTCCTTATCAAAGGAAGGGATATGGAAAATTGTTAATCGAGTTCA gttATGAACTGTCCAAGTTTGAGGGAAAAACGGGTTCTCCTGAAAAGCCACTCTCTGATTTAGGTTTATTGTCTTATAGAAGCTACTGGGCGCAAACTATTTTAGAAATACTGATTACCATGAACCCTGTAGGAGAAAATGAGAAACCTCAAATTACAATTAA TGAAATTTGTGAATTAACCAGTATCAAAAAAGAAGATGTGATATCTACActgcaaaatttaaatttaataaattattataagGGACAATACATAATTGCTCTAAACAAAGATATAATTGATAGTCATAGGAAGGCGATGGAAAGTAGGAAAATTAGAATTGATCCTAAATGTTTGCATTGGACACCGAAGGATTGGGGTAAAAGAGCGAAATGGTGA